Sequence from the Anaerobranca californiensis DSM 14826 genome:
ATACATCATTCCCCACTGGGATTTAGCTTCAAAACCTATATACCAGTATTCTTCATCATTGGCTACATATAGGTTCTCTAAATTCATTCCAACATCCTTTTGGACTAGACTACTAGCCACCAAAGCTTCTCCTGAAAAGTCATTTTCTCCCTTTTCCATGTCTATCCTTTGATAAGTCCCTTTTGTTCCCCCTTCTTCTGCCGTTACTGTAAAGGGTAATGGTATAACAGGTAAAATCATTAAAACTATTACCAGTAATGCCAATAATTTTCTCATTAAAAAATTTCCTCCCTTCTTTTTAATAAATAAAATTACTAATATTTTCACCCCCTTGACTAAAATAAAAACAACCCTAAAACACAAGGTGTGTTTGGGTTGTTATAATCGGTAAAACTTATACCCATTAATCTTTGTTTAATTTTCATAATATTTATTCTCCATAAATTTAAAAATTCCTTCTTTATGACAAAAAATTTTTTAAAATTTAAATTAGCAAATTACTTTTATGACTTTTTCTGCAATACTGTATTTTACTGGACCAAATCCAGGATTTTCTCCATCTACTTCTAAGGGCAGCCTTTGTTTAGAATCTATGATTACTTCCTTAGCTTTATAATACTTAACTTTTGGATGGGTTAAATGACTGCCATCGTAGACTTTTGCCAAATTAAGGAATAACTCACCTTTGCCCATATCTCCAAGGATTATTGTACTTATATAGCCATCATCTAATTCCGCCATAGGGGCTAATTTCATTCCTCCGCCAAAATATTTGCCATTGGCGGCAGCTATCAGTGAAAATACTCCACTGTATACTTCATTTCCATCTACAATTACTCTACCTTGACGGTTTTTGTATTTTAGAATACTGAGTAAAGTTCCCCTTAAATATGACCACAACCCCCCAGCTGATTTTGAAGTGTGATTTACCCTTTGAGCCACATAACCCCCTAAGCCGACATCGGAGATATTAATACAGTACCGCCCTTCTTTTTCACCTTGGTGATTTAAATACTCCACTTTTATTAAATCAATTTCCCGAGTCTTTTTATCCTTTAATATTTCCACTGCCCCTTGATATTCTTTAGGTATACCTAAAGTTCTAATTAAATCACAACCTGTTCCCCGGGAAATTATTCCTAAGGAAGCATTTTCAGCAAATTTTCCTTCAATGGAAAAACCGTTGACCACTTCATTTACCGTCCCGTCACCCCCTACTGCCACTATCCACTTGTACCCTTTTTGTATAGCATCAGTGGTTAATTGGGTGGCATGGTTAGGTCCAGTAGTAAAAGCAAAATCATATTCAACCCCTTTTTCCTTTAAATACTCCCCTATTTCCCTCCACACAGTTTTTGTCGTACCATTGGCAGAGGCAGGGTTAACGACAAAGAAAAACTCCCTCATAAAAAATTCCTCCATCCCAGATAAAATAAGTGCAATAATATATTCGCTTTTGTATGGAAAAATCCTTTATGGTCTATTTCTTATATTAGTAGCCCTAAGTAATTTTATTTTTGTTTCATTGGTTATTGTTATTTGGGGATAATCCTTTTCCCAGGTATTTTTTTTGAAATATCGATTGTGCCTTACTCTAATTAATTCACCAAATCCTACGGGATCAACACCATTTTCCTGGAATTTATCAATCAGTTCTTGCATTTTAACTGTTAAATGTTTAGAAATTTCCTTATTGATTTTATCAAAAACCTTTTGGTCAAAATAATCCCCCTCTAAACCCTCGATCTTCTTTAGATTGCCTCTACAGTCAATTTTAACATTAATTTGCGGTTTCCCTTTTACTAACTCCGTATCGAATCTTACCTTACTTCCCGTTACTTCAAACAATACCCTGGCCTTATGACCTTCCTTTACCGGTACGTTACTATCTATTAACAGTGAAACCCTATGGCCTTTCAGAAGTAAAAGATATAAAGTTTCGGTATCATTGAGTTTTACCTTTACTTTCCCTTCATTATCCAACAATGCCAATCCTGTAACTATTGCTTTAGATTTATCTTTGCTTTCTTTAATTATTGGCAAATAGGAATTTTTCCCTATAGTAAAGTGATTAGTAGTTAAAGTGTAGAAATCAACCCTAGGTATAGAATTTTTTATACTGTTTTTCTCTAATAGTTTTCTTAAATAAAATGCCACCCTTTGTTCTTCTATTACATCAATACTAAAAATATCCTTGGGATCCCCTTCATAATAAGCTACCATGGCATTTACATCAATTTCGGGAATTTCCAAAAGCTCTAATAGGATGTTTTGTAAACCATTTTTACTGATCTCTTCTCCAAATACTATTACCTGAACCTTCCCTAAAGCTAAAAATTTATGGCCTTGGTACTGCCAATTTCGGATAAAGCCCTTTAACCCATATCCCTCTATGTTATGCTGAATTACCGGTTCTTTAGCCGTTTCTTCTTGGGTAACACCAAAAGTGGTAACTTTCAACACCCCATCTTTTTCCCCTTTTTCTAGCCCTAGACCAAAAATTATTTCCAAATCATCTATTACCCTTAACTGGGCTGTACCACAACCTGTTAATAATACTACTAAAATACAAAAAATTAAGGTCTTTTTATTTTTCATTGCCCACACCCCTGATTTTAGCGATAATTATTAAGATAATAGGTAAAAGAATGAGAAAAATGGTGGAGATTTTTACTATAAAACCAATTATTTCTTCTAAGTGAAGAATATTTTTAGGATAAACAATTGCAAAGTAAGCCACTGGCCAACATATTAAACCCCAAATATCGTGATATCTATTGTGGAAATATGCAGCTAAGGAAAAGGTTCCAGCAAAATATAGTATAGTACTCCCCATTACCACCTGTACTATCCAAAAAATTAAAAAAATAGTATCTATCCGTTCAATAATTGCAACCCTCATTGTTCTTAATACTGCCATAAAAGGCCAGTTGAAAATCTTAACCTGTTCTATTCCTAAAACTAAAAGGGAAGTGATAAAAATTAAAGTATAAAATAATGCTACAATGTTGATAGCTAAAAAGGTCGTTCTAAAAGAATCCTTTTTCCGTTGAAGATAGGGATAAAATATTAAAATACTCTCTAACCCTAAAAAGGCAAAGGAAACTAAGGGGATTGAAGTAAAAATATTTACAACCTCCCCTTCAAATACTGGCAATAGTTCCATGATATTACCCCGAAAGATAGGTGAAATAATTAAAAATGTAAAGGGTATTGTCATCATAAAAATCAATTCAGTAAACCTCGCTAAAGTAGATAGACCACAGCGGGCTACATAAACAATAATAAAAAAGGGTAAAAAACCTGAGAAGTAGTAAGGGTATTGAATATCTAAATAGACATAAATCAGCTCTAAATAGGAACGAATGATTAACCCACTAAGGAGTAATGTGTAAAAGGCGTAAAGGATTATTATTACAGCACCTAGTAGTTTACCTAATACTAAGGATACCGATTGGGCCAAAGTTTTATCAGGAAACATTTTGGCATAATAAAGGCAAACCTTTCCATAAAGGAGAACTAGTAGAGTACTTATTATTATAGTAAGCCATCCATCCCTCCCTGC
This genomic interval carries:
- a CDS encoding diacylglycerol/lipid kinase family protein; the protein is MREFFFVVNPASANGTTKTVWREIGEYLKEKGVEYDFAFTTGPNHATQLTTDAIQKGYKWIVAVGGDGTVNEVVNGFSIEGKFAENASLGIISRGTGCDLIRTLGIPKEYQGAVEILKDKKTREIDLIKVEYLNHQGEKEGRYCINISDVGLGGYVAQRVNHTSKSAGGLWSYLRGTLLSILKYKNRQGRVIVDGNEVYSGVFSLIAAANGKYFGGGMKLAPMAELDDGYISTIILGDMGKGELFLNLAKVYDGSHLTHPKVKYYKAKEVIIDSKQRLPLEVDGENPGFGPVKYSIAEKVIKVIC
- a CDS encoding Ger(x)C family spore germination protein, producing MKNKKTLIFCILVVLLTGCGTAQLRVIDDLEIIFGLGLEKGEKDGVLKVTTFGVTQEETAKEPVIQHNIEGYGLKGFIRNWQYQGHKFLALGKVQVIVFGEEISKNGLQNILLELLEIPEIDVNAMVAYYEGDPKDIFSIDVIEEQRVAFYLRKLLEKNSIKNSIPRVDFYTLTTNHFTIGKNSYLPIIKESKDKSKAIVTGLALLDNEGKVKVKLNDTETLYLLLLKGHRVSLLIDSNVPVKEGHKARVLFEVTGSKVRFDTELVKGKPQINVKIDCRGNLKKIEGLEGDYFDQKVFDKINKEISKHLTVKMQELIDKFQENGVDPVGFGELIRVRHNRYFKKNTWEKDYPQITITNETKIKLLRATNIRNRP
- a CDS encoding GerAB/ArcD/ProY family transporter, encoding MLRSKKNTYITDFQWISLLFCVMVGVGVTTLPRELADGAGRDGWLTIIISTLLVLLYGKVCLYYAKMFPDKTLAQSVSLVLGKLLGAVIIILYAFYTLLLSGLIIRSYLELIYVYLDIQYPYYFSGFLPFFIIVYVARCGLSTLARFTELIFMMTIPFTFLIISPIFRGNIMELLPVFEGEVVNIFTSIPLVSFAFLGLESILIFYPYLQRKKDSFRTTFLAINIVALFYTLIFITSLLVLGIEQVKIFNWPFMAVLRTMRVAIIERIDTIFLIFWIVQVVMGSTILYFAGTFSLAAYFHNRYHDIWGLICWPVAYFAIVYPKNILHLEEIIGFIVKISTIFLILLPIILIIIAKIRGVGNEK